The Mycolicibacterium cosmeticum DNA window CCAGTTGGGCCCGGAAGCCATCGCGGCGGCCGCCCAAGGGCACGGGTTCGTCAACGGTTTCGCCTCCGCGCGCAACTCGGACAAGGCCGTGCTGGTCAATGCCGTGCTGCGGTTCCCCGACCCGGCCGCGGCCACCGCGGCGGCCGCGGCAATGGGCGACGCGGCGGCGGGCAGCCCGATCGGGGGCGCCCAACCGGTCCGCACCCCGATCGCCGGCCACCCGGAGGCCGTTGCCGTCACCTACCCGTTCACCCCGCACGGTTCGGACCACCCGTGGGCGGTGGTCCGCTCGTTCACCCCGCACGGCACCTACGTGTTCATGCAGTTGGCGCAATCCTCGGACGGTCTGGACGGCGCGGCGGGGCTGGTAGCCAAGGCGATCGACGCGCAGGGGCCCGTCATCGACGGGTTCACCCCGACCGATCTGAAGGGCTTCGCCGACGTACCGCTGGACCCGACCGGCCTGCTGGCCCGCACCGTGCCGCAAACCGGTGACATCGCGCCGACCAAGAACGCCGTCTATCCCGCCAGGGCCGCCATGCATTTCCAGACCGATCCGGTGGCGTCCAAAACCCTGTTCTCCGACACCGGGGTGACGGAGGTGGCGATGGGCAAGGCGAACGTGTATCAGGCCCGAGAACCGCTGACGGCGCTGATGATCACCAACGGGTTCAACACCGAGGTGCTGTCGGAGGCCGGGGCGAAACCGGCCGACCCGGTGCCCGCGCTGCCGGAAAGCCATTGTGTGGCACGGCCGAAGAGTTTCTACTGCGTGGCGCCCGCCGGCCGCTACGCGATCGAGGCCAGCGGGGCGCCGCTGCGTGACGTGCAGCAGTTGGTGGCCGCGCAGTACGTGCTGCTCACGGCGAAGTGAGCGGTCGGGTCAGCATGATCGGCCCCTGCGCCATGAACCGCGGGGTGTGACCGCGATGCCGGTCGGCGGCATGCACGGTGAACGGGTGCAGCAGATACATGTCGCCCGGCTGCCCGGTGGCGTGGGCGATCGGCCGCCCGGCACTGGCGGCGTCGGCGCGCCGGCCCGCCGTCACGGCATCCAACGGGTCATCCCCGAGCACCGCAGGCACATCCCGGTGTGAGCCCACCCGGATCCGGGTCGGCGCATCGTCCGGGCCCACCTCGGACAGCAGGGTCAGCACCAGCACCGTGTGTGGTTGCCGCGATACCGCCCAGGAGCCGTCGGGCAGCGGGGTGTTCAGGTCGAGATGCCAGCCGCGGTCGTCGACATCCGAGGGAAGCGGGAACCGGATGACGATGTTGCCCAACGATCCCCGCGGAACCCAGCGGCCGGCGCCCAGCACCGCGTCCAGCGCTGCCGACAGGCCCGGAGGTCGGGTCAGCTCGTGGAATGGTCCGGCACCGGACAAGTCCGAGGTCCACACCACCGAATCGGTCCACAGCTCGGGCCGGTCGGCGGCCAGTCCGAGGCGCTGCCACAGCAGTGTCTGCGCGGCGCGGGCGGCCTCGCGCACCGCGGTGCCGTCGATGCGCAGGTAGCCGTCGCGGCCGAAGGCGTCGACGTCGATCACACCCGCCAGGGTGCCCTGACGGGTGCGGTCGGCGCCAATGGTTTTCGGGTCAGCGGATGGCCAGGCCGGTGATGGCCCGCGAGATCACCAGGCGCTGAATCTCGCTGGTGCCCTCGAAGATGGTGAAGATCTTGGCGTCGCGGTGCATGCGCTCCACCGGGTAGTCCCGGGTGTAGCCGTTGCCGCCGAGGATCTGGATGGCCTCGTCGGTGACGTAGACGGCGGTCTCGCTGGCCACCAGCTTGGCCATCGACCCCTCGGCATTGTCGAAGGGCTGGTTGTTGCGGGCCATCCAGCCGGCCCGCCAGACCAGCATGCGGGCGGCGTCGATCCGGCACTTCATATCCGCCAGCTTGAACGCGACGGCCTGGAACTCACCGATCTTGCGGCCGAATTGCTCACGCTGGCTGGCGTACTCGAGCGCGTACTCGTACGCCGCCCGGGCCACGCCGACGGCCATCGCACCGACGGTGGGTCGGGTGCGTTCGAAGGTCTTCATGGCGGCCTGGCCGCCGGCGGACGCCCCGGACTTCACCCGGGCGACCCGCTCCTCGAACTTCTCCCGGCCACCGAGGATCATGTCCTCGGGCAGGCGGACGTTGTCGAGCACCACCTCGGCGGTGTGTGACGCGCGGATACCGTGCTTCTTGAACTTCTGGCCCTGGCTGAGCCCGTGCGTGTCGGGCGGGATGATGAACGTGGCCTGCCCGCGGGAACCCAGCTCGGGGTACACCGACGCCACCACTATGTGCACGTTGGCGATGCCGCCGTTGGTGGCCCAGGTCTTGGTGCCGTTGAGCACCCACTCGCGGGTGGCCTCGTCGAAGCGCGCCCGGGTGCGGATGGCGCCGACGTCGGAGCCGGCGTCGGGTTCCGACGAGCAGAACGCCGCCAGCTGCGGCTCGCCCGGTGTGCCGAACATGGCGGGCAGCCACTGGCCGACCTGTTCGGGAGTTCCGTTGCCTGCCAACGCCGCCGCGGCCAGCCCGGTGCCCAGGATGGACAGCGCGATACCGGCGTCACCCCAGAACAGTTCCTCGAAGACGGTGATGAAGCCCAGCCCGCTCGGCTCGGCGGCCTGCGTGCCGAAGAACTCGGGCGAGTACAGGCCGATCTTGGCGGCCTCCGCGATGATCGGCCAGGGCGTCTCTTCGCGTTCGTCCCACTCCGAGGCGGCGGGGCGCACGACGTCGGCGGCGAACTGGTGTACCCAGTCGCGCACCTCGATGACATCGTCGGACAGTTGCAGGGAAAAGGTCATGGCGGACTCCTGAAATGACTTGGTGCTCAGGGTTTCTTGGGAATGGTGTGGCGTTCCAGAACGGCGGTGATCTGGTCCACCCAGGCTTCGAAGTAGCGGTCGTCGCCGACGTTGCCCGGGGTGCGGTCGGTCAGCGCGCGCAGCGTGGCGAAGTAACTCAGGGAGGCGATGGCGACGGCCGCCGCCGCTTCCGGGTCGGGGATCTGCGTGCGGCCCGACTCGTTGGACCGGGTGAGCTCGTCGGCGAACCGTTGATAGGCGTTGTCGGTGATGATCTGCCAGGTCTTCTCGTCCAGGTCGCCCAGTTCGTCGGGCTCGCGCAGCATCACCCGCAGCAACTCTTCGCTCTCGGTGAGATTGCTCCAGATCAGCTGACCCGCGGTGCGGACCGCGTTCTCCATACCCTTCGGTTCGCCCGAGTCGTACTGTTCGCGGGCGGTCACGATCTTCTCGATCCGATTGGCGACGGCCTCTTCGAGAAGTGCGCGTTTGGAACTGAAGTGCTTGTACAAGGCCCCCGAACCGGGTGCCAGCCCGGCCGCCTGCTGGATGTCGGCCACCGACGTGGCGGCATAGCCCTTGGCCGCGAACAGTTGCAGCGCGGTGGCCATGAGTTGATCGCGACGGGAGGCGGTCACAAGGTGAGAGAGTACTCACTCACCTAGCGGGTAGCAAATTCTGCGGAGCGGGTGCCGCGTCCCTGCACGTACCCTTGGCGGGTATGACGAACACGCAGTCGCCGGCCGCCGCGCTGCTGGCCCGGGCGGGCGGTGTGCGGGGTTTGGTCCACACGGCGCTGCCGGTCACCGTTTTCGCGTTCACCTCCGCCGTGGCGGGGCTGGTGCCGGCCGTCGCGGCCGCGGTCGGCGTGGCCGTGCTGATGCTGGCGTGGCAACTGCTGCGCCGGGAATCGGCCCGGCCCGCGCTGTTCGGGTTCGCCGGTGTACTGGTCTGCGCGGCGCTGGCCTTCATCACCGGCCAGGCCAAGGACTTCTACCTTCCGGGCATCTGGATGTACCTCGGGATGGCCATCGCCTTCACGGTCTCGGTGCTCATCCGCAGGCCCCTGGTCGGGGTGATCTGGGCCCGGGTCACCGGCCGGGACGACAGTTGGCGCGGAATCCGCCGGGCCCGGCTGGCTTTCGACACCGTCACCGTGCTGATGGCCCTGGTGTCCTGGACCCGCTTCCTGGTCCAGTATCACCTGTACGACACCGACCAGGCCGAGCTGCTGGCCATCGCCCGCGTCGCCATGGGGTGGCCGGTGTTCGCCGTCACCTCCTCGCTGATCTACCTGGCCATTCGCACCGCGATCAGGGCCGTTCCGCACCCGGCCGACTGAGGCCAGCGAATTCCGGTGGGTATGAAGTGAGCGCCCGCGGGGTATCCGGCCGGGATGACGACGGCGGGTGTGCGGCTCAACGATCGCGACGTGGCCGAGGCCCAGCACATCGTGGGTGCGGTGGCCACGGCGTTCTCGGCCAAGGTGGTGGGCCAGGAACACCTGCGCGAATCGATGCTGCTCGGGCTGCTGGCCGGTGGCCACCTGCTGATCGAAAGCGTGCCAGGACTGGCGAAGACCACGGCGGCCCGGGTGATCGCCGAGTCGATCCACGGGGGCTTCCGGCGCATCCAGTGCACACCGGACCTGTTGCCCAGCGACATCATCGGCACGCAGATCTATGACGCCGCGGCGAACACCTTCGTCACCCAGCTCGGCCCCGTGCACACCAATATCGTGCTGCTCGACGAGATCAACCGTTCCAGTGCCAAGACGCAGAGCGCCATGCTGGAGGCGATGGAGGAACGCCAGACCACCATCGCCGGCGTCGAATACCCCATCCCCGAACCGTTTCTGGTCATCGCCACCCAGAACCCTGTCGACCAGGAGGGCACCTACCCGCTCTCCGAGGCGCAGACCGACCGCTTCATGCTCAAGGACATCGTCCGCTACCCGTCGGTCGACGACGAGGTCGAGATCATCGCCAGGATGGACACCGGCCTGTACGACAAGGACCATCACAGCGCCCCGGTCGTCGGCGTCGACGACATCCGCAGGGTGCAGCGCCTGGCCGGTGCCGTACACCTGGACCGCGCGCTCATCCAGTACGCCAGCACCCTGGTGGCCGTCACCAGGGCGCCCGACGGACACCTGCCGGCCAACATGGCGCGGTTGATCGAGTACGGGGCCAGCCCACGCGCCACCATCGCCTTCTGCCGCACGGCCCGCGCAGTGGCCGTGCTGCGCGGCCGCGCCCACGTGGTCCCCGAGGACATCGCCCACGTCGCACACCGGGTGTTGCGGCACCGGCTCGTCCTCGGCTTCGAGGCGGCCAGCGCCAGGATCACCCCGGATACGGTGGTCGACGCGGTGCTGCGGGCCGTCCGGGTGCCCTGACCGGCGATGGGCAAGCATCTGGACCGCGCCAGAGCGCATTTCGGCCGGGATGCCGGCGCACTGCTCGACGGCGGTCGGTACGCGCTGGTGCACACGCGCAGCCTCGAACTCGACGACCTGCGGCCCTACGTGCCCGGCGACGACGTCCGCGATATCGACTGGAAGGCCACCGCGCGGTCCGGCCACACCCTGATCAAGCGATTCGTCTCGGAGAAACACCACAAGGTGCTGGTGGTGGCCGACACCGGGCGCAACGTCACCGCATTGGCGCCGTCGGGCGAGCTCAAACGTGACGTGGCGGCCAATGTGATCGGTGCGGTCGGGCTCGTCACGCTGCCCCGATCCGACCAGATCGGGATGGTGGCCGGCGATGCCCGCGGCTGCGTGGACATCCGGCTGCGCCGCGGCGAGACGCACGTCGAGTACCTGCTGCACCGTTACCACCAGCACAGCACCAGCCACCCGGCACCCAGTGACATTGCGGTGCAACTGGATTGGGTGTCGCACCACTATCGGCACCGCATGCTGATCGTGGTGGTGGCCGACGAACCCGAACCCGGCCCGGCGCTCGGTGATGTGCTGGACCGGCTGACCGCCCGGCATGACGTGATGTGGGCGATGATCACCGATATGCCGGCGGTGTCCTCCGCCGACGACGAACGGTCGGGTTTCGACGTGGCCGGTGGCGGGTTCGTGTTCGGCGGTGCCGAGCTGGGGGAGACGGTGATCCGCGCTTATCGAGCGGCCGAACAGCAACGGCGGCAGGAAGTCTCGGAGTTCCTCACCGTGCGCGGCGTCGTGCACGGCGCCTTCGGCAGCAGTGCGGGCATCAGGACGGGACTGACCGGCATGACGGAGGTGTATGCCCGTGCCCGTTGATCTGCTCCGCTACGTCACCGGGCCGGAACCGTACTCCCGTACCTGGTTGTGGGTGGCGGTGCTCTGCCTGGTCGTCCTGGTGCTCTGGTACGCAGGGGTTTTCGTGTACACCGCACCCGGGCGGCGGCCGACCGTGCCGCTGCTGTCCGCCGCGCGCGACCAGCTGATCAAGCGGCGCGCCGCCCACGCCATCGGCTCGATCGCGCAGCGCTACCGGCGTGGTGAACTCGCCGCGGCGCCCGCGGGTGCGGCCGTCAGCCGCGAGGTGCGCAGGTTCTTGCACCGCAGCACCGGGCTGCGCGCCGAGTACATGCAGCTGAGCGCCATCGCGAACAGTGAACTTGCCCCGGCCGCACCGGTTCTCGCCGATCTGGTCGATGCCCAGTTCAACGCTTCGTCGGCGGTGGACGTCGGCGACGTCAGCGACCGGGCCGAAGAGCTGGTTCGCACGTGGACCTGAACTGGTGGGTGGTGGCGATCGCCGGGTGCGTGGCGCTGGCGGCGGTGATCGCCGCCGCGGCGCTGTGGCCGACGGCCGCCGGGCGCAGCCGGCTACGCCCACTGGCCAATACCGCGCGACTGACCCGGTTGCCGGAATATCGCCGCGCGGTGCGGTTGCGCACGCTGTGGCTGGCGGTGACGGCGCTGCTGCTCGTCACCGGTTTCGCCGCGGCGACGCTGGCGGCGGCCCGGCCCTCCGGTCTGCCGTCGGCGGCGAACGGCCACCTGGCACAACCGGCCGAGGACATCATGGTCTGCGCGGGCGCCCCGGCATCCGAACCGGCGGTGGCGGCGGTACTGCAGTACTTCGCCCAGAGCACACCCGGGTTCGGGGCGGAACGGATCGGACTGACGTCGGCGAACCGCCGGGTCATCCCGCTGACCCGCGACTACCAATATGCGGCAGCGCAATTCGCCACCGCCGCCCGCCCCGGTGCGGGGCTGATCGCGAACGTCTCCTACACCGACTACGCCGGGGATGTGGACGACGTGCTGGCCATGTGCCTGACCGGATTCCCCGACTTCGGTGAACCGGCGGGCAACCCGCGCTCGCTCATCTACGTCGGCCCCGCGGCGCTGCGCCAGTCCGGGGATCCGCGAGCCCAGCTGTTCACCGCCGACCGGCTCCGCGAGCTCGCCGAGACCGCCGCGGTGCAGGTGAACGCCGTGGTCGTCGGCTCGGACAACGGCACCCTGGACGGGCTGGTCCGGGCGACCGGGGGCTTGGCCCTACCGGCCGACGGGAACACCGCCGCGCGGGTGGCCGAGATCCGGGCCCACCCGCCCGCGGTGTCCGCCGTCGCCGAGGACGTGACCACCCGCACCGTGGAGTCCCCGGATATCCCACTGGTCCTCGCGCTGCTCGCGGTGACGGGGCTGCTGGTCTGGCCGAGGCTGGTGCGGCGATGAGGTTCCTGCCCGTCCTGCATCCCGTGCTGTTGCTGATGCTGACCGCGGTGATCCTGTGGTGCGCCGGCGCGGCGGTGTTGCGCATCAGATCCGCGGGGTGGCCACGGAAGGCGTTGTGGCGCTGGGCCGGTGTCACCGGCGCCGCGGCGCTGCTGGTGCTGGCCTGTGCGCGACCGGTGTTCGGCGACGATGTGCAGACACGCCCCGTCGGCGAGACCGCCCCGAACGTGTTCGTGGTGCTCGACCGGTCCTCGGACATGGCCGCGGCGATGGACACCGCGCGCGCCGATATCGGGGCGTTGATCGCCCGCTACCCTCAGGGCCGCTTCGCGCTCATCTCCTTCGCCGCCGAGCCCAGCCTGGACTGGCCGTTGTCCGCGGATACCTGGAGCCTGCGCCCGGTGGTGGCCGCGCTCCGCCCGGATCCCGAACCCGTCGACGGCATCGGCGCACCGAACCCCGGGGCGGCCGCCACCGTGCTGCGCTACCAACTGATCAGCGCCCGCCAACAGTATCCCCGCGCCGACAACCTGGTGTTCTATCTCGGTGCCGGCGCACCCGGAAGTGCTGCGCCGGCACGGGAATTCGATCTGCCGGCCACAGCCGTGACGGGCGGGGCGGTACTCGGCTACGCCGACACCGACGCCGGCACGCTACAGCGGATCGCCGGCCAGATCGGGGTGCCGTACCTGCCGCGCGCCGGGGCGGCGCCATTGGACCGCGCCGGGGCGGCGCCGTTGGACACGGTGCTACCCGACGACCCGCAGAACCGGCGGCAGACCCCCACCGAGGCCGCGGTGCGGCTCACCGAGATCTACTGGGCCGCAGCGGCCGTCGCGGGTGCCCTGTTGTTGGCCGAATTGTTCGCGATCCTGCGCGAGTTCCGGCGCACCCGTTCCGTCGACGTGGCGGCACTGCAATGACGGGGACCGGGATGACAGGGACCAGGAGGAAACTCCTGCTGTGGTCGGCGCCGGTCGCGGTGCTGCTGGCCCTGGTCGTGGTGAAGGCGCTGTCGGTGGTGATCGCCGGCGATTCGGCCGCCCGTAACTTCGCCGCGGGACGGCCCGATGCCCTGCGCACCGATGTCGCGGTGCTCGGTGCGCTCAACATCGTGGAACCGGCACGGGCGCACGTCGCCGCCGGCGGCCTGGCCGTGCTGGAGGACCGACTCGACGATGCGGATGCCGGCTTCGCGACGGCATTGGCGCGCACCGCGAAGGAGTCCTCCTGCCCGGTCCGGGTGGACCTTGAGCTGGTGCGCGAAACGCTGGGTGACCGGGCGGCCGGCAGGTTCGACGCCGAATCCGCAGCGGCGCACTACCGCGGCGCCCTCGAGGTGGTGCGACAGGCGCCCGAGCGGTGCTTCGGCGGCAACGCCGATCCCGATGCCGACCGCAGGGCGATCCGGGAGGCCGCGGCCGCCCGGCTGGAGGACAAGTTGCGCGCGGTGGCCGCCGCGCCGCCGCCACCTCCGCCCCCACCCGCCGTCGGGGCCCCGGCGCCGGCACCCGTCGGCGGGACGGCGCCCACCGAACGGGATCCCGGGCGGCAACTACACCCCGGCACCGGCGACCCGCTGGAGCGCCTGCAGCAGATCCTGCAGGACGCCAAGGGTTGACGGGCGCGTGAGGGCCGGTGCGCGCAAGCTCGAGCGTGTTGCGACGGCTTAACGATTCGGTTGTGTCTCGGTGTTGACGCTCGCGCAATTACCCGGGCCGTGGTCAGGTGGAAGGTGATGTCTACTTCCACGCTTTCCGTTGTCCGCCTGACCGCATCCGGCGTGGCGGGGCTGGCACTGCTGGCCGCCGCGGCCGGCCTGTCCGGGGCCGCGCCCACCGCCGACAGCCAGGGTTATGTCGACTCCACGGCGCGGTGTTCCGCCCCCGCCGTCGCCGTCCTGTTCGGCAGCACCTCCAGCTCGCGCATCGCCATCTGCAAGGACGCCACCGGCGGGTACGAGTACCGCGGTGTGCGGATCCGTGACGGCGCCAAGCTGGTGCTGACGGCCACCGCGTCGGACGGCGGCTACGTCGCCGAGAGCGACGGGGTCACCTACACCGTCACGTCCAGCACGCTGAAGGTCAGCACCGGCGGCACCGTCCTGCGCAACGAGCCGTTGACCGATGTGCACGAACCGCAGGGCACGGGGGCCACCTCGAGCTCATCCACGAGCGCCACCACGACGGTGACCACCACGGTGACCTCCAGCACGCCGACCTCCACCACGCCGCTACCTCCCCCGCTGCCCGCC harbors:
- a CDS encoding DUF7373 family lipoprotein, which gives rise to MTTSDALRRSVKSVLALAGAVAVAACAHTNDTPASSSSVAAPTASAPPIVSPALLDVGSYPTVPQPPLGNAGSIETGVAVDARRMSEFVIGPWDVDPTLINPYLDTYYILANPLLLAQLGPEAIAAAAQGHGFVNGFASARNSDKAVLVNAVLRFPDPAAATAAAAAMGDAAAGSPIGGAQPVRTPIAGHPEAVAVTYPFTPHGSDHPWAVVRSFTPHGTYVFMQLAQSSDGLDGAAGLVAKAIDAQGPVIDGFTPTDLKGFADVPLDPTGLLARTVPQTGDIAPTKNAVYPARAAMHFQTDPVASKTLFSDTGVTEVAMGKANVYQAREPLTALMITNGFNTEVLSEAGAKPADPVPALPESHCVARPKSFYCVAPAGRYAIEASGAPLRDVQQLVAAQYVLLTAK
- a CDS encoding phytanoyl-CoA dioxygenase family protein; protein product: MIDVDAFGRDGYLRIDGTAVREAARAAQTLLWQRLGLAADRPELWTDSVVWTSDLSGAGPFHELTRPPGLSAALDAVLGAGRWVPRGSLGNIVIRFPLPSDVDDRGWHLDLNTPLPDGSWAVSRQPHTVLVLTLLSEVGPDDAPTRIRVGSHRDVPAVLGDDPLDAVTAGRRADAASAGRPIAHATGQPGDMYLLHPFTVHAADRHRGHTPRFMAQGPIMLTRPLTSP
- a CDS encoding acyl-CoA dehydrogenase family protein — protein: MTFSLQLSDDVIEVRDWVHQFAADVVRPAASEWDEREETPWPIIAEAAKIGLYSPEFFGTQAAEPSGLGFITVFEELFWGDAGIALSILGTGLAAAALAGNGTPEQVGQWLPAMFGTPGEPQLAAFCSSEPDAGSDVGAIRTRARFDEATREWVLNGTKTWATNGGIANVHIVVASVYPELGSRGQATFIIPPDTHGLSQGQKFKKHGIRASHTAEVVLDNVRLPEDMILGGREKFEERVARVKSGASAGGQAAMKTFERTRPTVGAMAVGVARAAYEYALEYASQREQFGRKIGEFQAVAFKLADMKCRIDAARMLVWRAGWMARNNQPFDNAEGSMAKLVASETAVYVTDEAIQILGGNGYTRDYPVERMHRDAKIFTIFEGTSEIQRLVISRAITGLAIR
- a CDS encoding TetR/AcrR family transcriptional regulator, which translates into the protein MATALQLFAAKGYAATSVADIQQAAGLAPGSGALYKHFSSKRALLEEAVANRIEKIVTAREQYDSGEPKGMENAVRTAGQLIWSNLTESEELLRVMLREPDELGDLDEKTWQIITDNAYQRFADELTRSNESGRTQIPDPEAAAAVAIASLSYFATLRALTDRTPGNVGDDRYFEAWVDQITAVLERHTIPKKP
- a CDS encoding DUF3159 domain-containing protein, with amino-acid sequence MTNTQSPAAALLARAGGVRGLVHTALPVTVFAFTSAVAGLVPAVAAAVGVAVLMLAWQLLRRESARPALFGFAGVLVCAALAFITGQAKDFYLPGIWMYLGMAIAFTVSVLIRRPLVGVIWARVTGRDDSWRGIRRARLAFDTVTVLMALVSWTRFLVQYHLYDTDQAELLAIARVAMGWPVFAVTSSLIYLAIRTAIRAVPHPAD
- a CDS encoding AAA family ATPase; amino-acid sequence: MTTAGVRLNDRDVAEAQHIVGAVATAFSAKVVGQEHLRESMLLGLLAGGHLLIESVPGLAKTTAARVIAESIHGGFRRIQCTPDLLPSDIIGTQIYDAAANTFVTQLGPVHTNIVLLDEINRSSAKTQSAMLEAMEERQTTIAGVEYPIPEPFLVIATQNPVDQEGTYPLSEAQTDRFMLKDIVRYPSVDDEVEIIARMDTGLYDKDHHSAPVVGVDDIRRVQRLAGAVHLDRALIQYASTLVAVTRAPDGHLPANMARLIEYGASPRATIAFCRTARAVAVLRGRAHVVPEDIAHVAHRVLRHRLVLGFEAASARITPDTVVDAVLRAVRVP
- a CDS encoding DUF58 domain-containing protein, which gives rise to MGKHLDRARAHFGRDAGALLDGGRYALVHTRSLELDDLRPYVPGDDVRDIDWKATARSGHTLIKRFVSEKHHKVLVVADTGRNVTALAPSGELKRDVAANVIGAVGLVTLPRSDQIGMVAGDARGCVDIRLRRGETHVEYLLHRYHQHSTSHPAPSDIAVQLDWVSHHYRHRMLIVVVADEPEPGPALGDVLDRLTARHDVMWAMITDMPAVSSADDERSGFDVAGGGFVFGGAELGETVIRAYRAAEQQRRQEVSEFLTVRGVVHGAFGSSAGIRTGLTGMTEVYARAR
- a CDS encoding vWA domain-containing protein yields the protein MRFLPVLHPVLLLMLTAVILWCAGAAVLRIRSAGWPRKALWRWAGVTGAAALLVLACARPVFGDDVQTRPVGETAPNVFVVLDRSSDMAAAMDTARADIGALIARYPQGRFALISFAAEPSLDWPLSADTWSLRPVVAALRPDPEPVDGIGAPNPGAAATVLRYQLISARQQYPRADNLVFYLGAGAPGSAAPAREFDLPATAVTGGAVLGYADTDAGTLQRIAGQIGVPYLPRAGAAPLDRAGAAPLDTVLPDDPQNRRQTPTEAAVRLTEIYWAAAAVAGALLLAELFAILREFRRTRSVDVAALQ